A single region of the Arthrobacter sp. zg-Y820 genome encodes:
- the cycA gene encoding D-serine/D-alanine/glycine transporter: MPDRLSSPSPAPSPAPSPAPSPATAPVDTSAGGQSSAEPELSRSLSNRHIQLLAIGGAIGTGLFMGSGKTISAAGPSVIFVYMTIGFMLFFVMRAMGELLLSNLKYKSFSDFSADLLGPWAGFFTGWTYWFCWVVTGIADVVAISHYVTFWWADAPLWIPALACILVLLALNLPSVKAFGEAEFWFALVKILAIVTLIVVGLVLIFTRFESGDNNVAGFNNLWEHGGLFPTGPMGFVAGFQIAVFAFVGIELVGTAAAETKDPEKNLPRAINSIPLRIMLFYVGALVVLISVVPWDRFSADESPFVGMFTLAGLGAAAAVVNFVVLTSAASSANSGIYSTSRMVFGLAHDGDAPGAFGRLSRRKVPQNALFFSCTFLLAGVVLLYAGESVSAAFTLVSTISALCFMFVWTIILVSYLVYRRRRPQLHEASIFKMPGGVVMVYVVLAFFGFLLWALTTKADTLQALLVTPIWFALLGVVYAFLRRTPLHQARVAEHKAMVAAERAGTRLS; encoded by the coding sequence ATGCCCGACCGCTTGTCCAGCCCCTCCCCCGCACCTTCCCCCGCGCCGTCCCCGGCGCCTTCCCCCGCCACTGCCCCCGTGGACACATCCGCCGGAGGACAAAGTTCCGCCGAGCCGGAACTCTCCCGCTCCCTCTCCAACCGCCACATCCAGCTCCTGGCGATCGGCGGTGCCATCGGGACCGGCCTGTTCATGGGGTCGGGAAAGACCATCTCGGCGGCGGGACCGTCAGTGATCTTCGTCTACATGACCATCGGCTTCATGCTGTTCTTCGTCATGCGGGCCATGGGTGAACTGCTGCTCTCCAACCTCAAGTACAAGTCCTTCAGCGACTTCTCCGCGGATCTGCTGGGACCCTGGGCCGGCTTTTTCACCGGCTGGACCTATTGGTTCTGCTGGGTGGTCACCGGGATCGCGGATGTGGTGGCGATCTCCCACTACGTCACGTTCTGGTGGGCCGACGCTCCGCTGTGGATCCCGGCGTTGGCCTGCATCCTGGTGCTGCTGGCCCTCAACCTGCCCAGCGTCAAGGCGTTCGGCGAGGCCGAATTCTGGTTCGCCCTGGTCAAGATCCTGGCCATTGTCACCCTTATCGTGGTGGGCCTGGTCCTGATTTTTACCCGCTTCGAGTCCGGTGACAACAACGTCGCCGGCTTCAACAACCTTTGGGAGCACGGCGGCCTGTTCCCCACCGGCCCCATGGGCTTCGTGGCCGGATTCCAGATTGCGGTGTTCGCGTTCGTGGGCATTGAACTGGTGGGAACGGCGGCGGCTGAAACGAAGGATCCGGAAAAGAACCTTCCGCGGGCCATCAACTCGATTCCACTGCGCATCATGCTCTTCTATGTAGGTGCCCTGGTGGTGCTGATTTCGGTGGTTCCCTGGGACAGGTTCAGCGCTGACGAGAGCCCCTTCGTGGGCATGTTCACCCTCGCCGGCCTGGGTGCGGCAGCCGCCGTCGTGAACTTCGTGGTCCTTACCTCAGCTGCATCGTCAGCAAACTCGGGGATATATTCCACCTCGCGCATGGTTTTCGGTTTGGCGCACGACGGCGACGCCCCCGGGGCGTTCGGCCGCCTGTCGCGGCGCAAGGTGCCGCAGAACGCCCTGTTCTTCTCCTGCACCTTCCTGCTGGCCGGAGTGGTGCTTCTTTACGCCGGCGAGTCGGTCAGCGCGGCGTTCACGCTGGTCAGCACCATTTCGGCACTGTGCTTCATGTTCGTGTGGACGATCATCCTGGTGAGCTACCTGGTGTACCGCCGCCGCCGGCCGCAGCTGCACGAGGCATCCATTTTCAAGATGCCCGGCGGCGTGGTGATGGTTTATGTGGTGCTGGCCTTTTTCGGCTTCCTGCTGTGGGCGCTGACCACCAAGGCTGACACCCTGCAGGCGCTGCTGGTCACTCCGATCTGGTTCGCCCTTCTGGGCGTGGTCTACGCTTTCCTGCGCCGGACGCCGCTCCATCAGGCACGGGTGGCCGAACACAAGGCCATGGTCGCGGCGGAACGGGCAGGTACCCGCCTCAGCTAG
- a CDS encoding hydrolase → MPHESPAERDADSPVLAAAVLPLCVACGTQYGAARSDCPICDDERQYVPLTGQAWTTLARLRGPSHRGSIHAQGPGVLGIGCEPAFAIGQRALLVKAAGGNVLWDCQAYLDDELAALIRAEGGISAIAISHPHFYTTMVEWAREFSVPVYLHAADRSWVGRPDPVLEFWDGDDRSLGEDLTLYRAGIHFPGGTVLHWSGDPDGGGALFSGDIINVIPDRTHVSFLYSYPNQIPERPQVVQEAAARLAPLRYERLYGGWWDRVIPHGADRIVQESARRYLDFTRG, encoded by the coding sequence ATGCCACATGAATCCCCGGCCGAGCGGGACGCGGACTCTCCGGTCCTCGCCGCGGCCGTCCTGCCGCTGTGCGTCGCCTGCGGAACGCAGTACGGCGCTGCGCGTTCGGACTGTCCCATCTGCGACGACGAACGCCAGTACGTGCCGCTGACCGGCCAGGCCTGGACCACGCTCGCCAGACTGCGCGGTCCGTCGCACCGCGGCAGCATCCATGCCCAGGGGCCGGGGGTGCTGGGCATCGGCTGCGAACCGGCCTTCGCCATCGGGCAGCGGGCGCTGCTGGTCAAGGCGGCGGGCGGAAATGTTCTTTGGGACTGCCAGGCGTATCTGGATGATGAACTCGCGGCCCTGATCCGTGCCGAGGGCGGGATCAGCGCCATAGCCATCAGCCATCCGCACTTCTATACAACGATGGTGGAATGGGCTCGTGAATTCAGCGTGCCGGTCTACCTGCACGCCGCCGACCGGTCTTGGGTCGGCCGCCCCGATCCGGTCCTGGAGTTCTGGGACGGCGATGACCGCAGCCTGGGCGAGGACCTGACCCTGTACCGGGCGGGGATCCATTTCCCGGGCGGGACGGTGCTGCACTGGTCCGGGGACCCCGACGGCGGCGGCGCCCTCTTCAGCGGTGACATCATCAATGTCATCCCCGACCGCACGCACGTGTCTTTCCTCTACAGCTACCCGAACCAGATACCGGAGCGTCCCCAAGTTGTTCAGGAAGCTGCGGCCCGGCTGGCACCGCTGCGCTACGAGCGCCTCTACGGCGGCTGGTGGGACCGGGTGATCCCGCACGGCGCCGACCGCATCGTGCAGGAGTCCGCCCGCCGTTATCTCGATTTCACCCGCGGCTAG
- a CDS encoding alkaline shock response membrane anchor protein AmaP codes for MRQHPGKANRVWLTILGLLCLAAGIWVLLLATGVVGPAAGPVLSGPPEAVTGPDYAPVVALIAGLLLGLLGLWWMLAQIPRRLAAGPFRLQEDAARGITVCDPSVLAGAVQYETDQIPGVVGSTALLRGTVDHPDLTLKVTVNARADIGEVLNRIQGTVVPNLASALETPLHSLGIHLEASNKTALSGNTVSSTGTVVY; via the coding sequence ATGCGGCAGCACCCCGGCAAGGCCAACCGTGTTTGGCTGACCATCCTTGGCCTGCTGTGTCTCGCAGCGGGCATCTGGGTCCTGCTGCTGGCCACCGGCGTGGTGGGCCCTGCGGCAGGGCCGGTCCTCAGCGGCCCCCCGGAGGCAGTCACCGGTCCGGACTACGCTCCCGTCGTCGCTCTGATCGCCGGACTGCTGCTGGGCCTGCTGGGCCTGTGGTGGATGCTGGCCCAGATTCCCCGGCGGCTCGCCGCCGGCCCATTCCGGCTGCAGGAGGATGCCGCGCGCGGCATCACGGTGTGCGATCCCTCCGTGCTGGCGGGAGCTGTCCAGTATGAAACGGACCAGATACCCGGGGTGGTGGGTTCCACTGCGCTGCTGCGCGGAACCGTCGACCACCCCGATCTGACCCTGAAGGTGACGGTCAACGCCCGCGCCGACATTGGGGAGGTCCTCAACCGGATCCAGGGAACAGTTGTTCCGAACCTCGCCTCTGCCCTCGAAACGCCGCTGCACAGCTTGGGGATCCACCTGGAGGCCAGCAACAAGACGGCGTTGTCCGGCAACACTGTCAGCTCAACGGGAACCGTGGTTTATTAG